The following coding sequences lie in one Saccharomyces mikatae IFO 1815 strain IFO1815 genome assembly, chromosome: 10 genomic window:
- the REC107 gene encoding Rec107p (similar to Saccharomyces cerevisiae REC107 (YJR021C); ancestral locus Anc_5.131), whose protein sequence is MVSRGRTDEVSTDVSETNSDRSLMITETSSPFRSIFSRSGKITNTGVLEESDKQILEWAGKLELESMELRESSDKLIKVLNENSKTLCKSLSRFNQLWEQDAARNGNTKTLIKDLASRIESQLDKVSATMLSKSDEKRTKPDFNFRQPLVEELSRYNSKITRHVTNKQHETEKSMRCTQEMLFNVGSQLEDVQKVLLSLSKDMQVLQTRQASLEVALREKTDHVYDRRDTSLNGTTLLHDTDEIHDKQHKKSVPPPRMMVTRSMKRGRSTSPTISTSQEHNGDELDDDASHRLKRAARTIIPWEELRPDTLESEL, encoded by the exons ATGGTCAGTCGAGGTAGAACAGATGAGGTATCCACAGATGTCTCGGAGACTAATTCCGATCGGTCGTTGATGATTACAGAAACATCATCACCGTTCAGATCTATATTCTCCCGTAGTGGGAAGATAACGAATACTGGTGTTTTGGAGGAATCTGACAAACAGATACTAGAATGGGCAGGCAAGCTCGAGTTGGAGAGTATGGAACTAAGGGAAAGCTCTGATAAACTGATTAAAGTCTTAAATGAGAATTCCAAGACATTATGTAAATCGCTAAGCAGATTTAACCAGCTATGGGAACAGGATGCTGCAAGGAACG GAAACACGAAAACGCTAATAAAGGACCTGGCCTCCCGAATTGAAAGCCAACTGGACAAAGTGTCGGCAACAATGCTGTCAAAAAGCGATGAGAAGAGGACGAAGCCTGACTTCAACTTCCGGCAACCGTTGGTTGAAGAACTAAGCAGGTACAATTCCAAGATAACGCGACACGTCACTAATAAGCAGCATGAGACGGAAAAGTCGATGAGGTGCACCCAGGAGATGCTTTTCAACGTCGGCAGCCAACTGGAGGACGTACAAAAGGTGCTTCTCTCTCTTTCTAAAGACATGCAAGTTTTACAAACCCGTCAGGCTTCCCTGGAGGTGGCATTGCGAGAAAAGACAGATCACGTCTACGACCGCCGTGACACGTCTTTGAATGGCACCACACTCTTGCATGATACGGACGAAATCCACGATAAGCAGCACAAGAAGTCCGTGCCACCACCTAGAATGATGGTCACAAGGTCCATGAAACGAGGAAGGTCCACCTCACCCACCATATCCACCAGTCAAGAGCACAACGGTGACGAGCTTGATGACGATGCTAGCCATCGCCTGAAGCGTGCGGCCAGAACCATTATCCCCTGGGAGGAACTAAGACCCGACACTCTGGAATCCGAGCTGTGA
- the SMKI10G2170 gene encoding uncharacterized protein (similar to Saccharomyces cerevisiae SNG1 (YGR197C) and YJR015W; ancestral locus Anc_5.143) — MSSSSGEVKLTACNRIETDEEYCARNNINDLSSVIGDAFTQGVPDIDKQTTNSLKDIQLKSKDNVALPYLNGSFFSPDLQSQRKKVLLKFILTNCLLAIICFTMFVLFWGALYDTSKYLHKVKLLAVIQEPPVVILDNNSSMVVPSISYALPALINKVPCDWEIHNTSSFETKFHVNTSKQINDKVIELIYDEKYWFAINIKPNATQTLFESLVNDTAPLFNSTVFNQVVYETGRDPTNLKSTILPFAQKIEEYYQTFYALDYLPALMTNITQAYNYILTGNIRHITAAGKYNYEYYDHRPFTDRILLAPTQIGVVYCLLLTFFQFLLYGPLHVEMAKVLRPANGLLYRIAMSWFTFFFASLFFCTTTAIFDVDFNKSFGRGGFIIYWMSTWLFMLAAGGANENAVMLVITIGPQYLGFWILSFVILNIAPSFFPLALNNNVYRYGYMMPVHNAIDIYRVIFFDVSRRKMGRNYGILTALIALNTVLLPFVSKYAGKKLKQKALAAAKQG; from the coding sequence ATGAGTTCATCTTCAGGTGAGGTGAAACTGACAGCTTGTAACAGGATTGAAACAGACGAAGAGTATTGCGCACGTAACAACATAAATGACCTTTCTAGTGTGATTGGTGATGCTTTCACACAAGGTGTACCGGACATTGACAAGCAAACAACCAACTCCTTGAAGGACATCCAACTAAAGTCCAAGGATAACGTAGCGCTTCCATATTTAAATGGTTCATTCTTCTCTCCCGATTTACAgagtcaaagaaaaaaagttcttctAAAATTCATCCTCACGAACTGCTTGCTGGCCATAATTTGTTTTACAatgtttgttttgttttgggGGGCTCTTTACGATACTAGCAAGTACTTACACAAAGTTAAGCTGCTGGCTGTCATCCAAGAACCTCCTGTGGTGATTTTGGACAACAACAGTTCTATGGTCGTGCCTTCTATATCATATGCTCTTCCCGCATTGATTAATAAAGTGCCCTGCGATTGGGAAATTCATAATACTTCTAGCTTCGAAACGAAGTTTCACGTGAACACGTCCAAGCAAATCAATGATAAGGTCATAGAATTGATCTATGACGAAAAATATTGGTTTGCCATTAATATCAAGCCAAACGCCACACAGACTCTTTTTGAATCATTGGTTAATGATACTGCTCCGTTATTCAATTCCACAGTGTTTAACCAAGTGGTATATGAAACTGGTAGAGACCCAACAAACCTGAAGTCCACGATTTTACCATTTGCTCAGAAGATTGAAGAGTACTATCAAACGTTCTATGCATTAGATTACCTACCAGCATTAATGACGAACATTACGCAGGCATACAACTATATCCTGACGGGAAATATAAGGCATATCACAGCAGCAGGCAAATATAACTACGAATACTACGACCATAGACCATTCACAGACCGTATTCTGCTTGCGCCCACCCAGATCGGTGTTGTTTACTGTTTACTGCTAACCTTTTTCCAGTTTTTGTTATATGGTCCATTGCATGTCGAAATGGCAAAAGTGCTAAGGCCAGCCAATGGTTTACTATACCGTATTGCCATGTCATGGTtcacctttttctttgcatcTTTGTTCTTCTGTACAACAACCGCCATCTTTGATGTGGATTTTAACAAGTCCTTCGGTAGAGGTGGCTTCATTATATATTGGATGTCTACGTGGCTCTTCATGCTTGCCGCTGGCGGAGCTAATGAGAATGCAGTAATGCTTGTCATTACCATAGGTCCTCAGTATCTCGGGTTCTGGATACTATCGTTTGTCATCCTTAATATTGCGCCATCCTTCTTCCCTTTAGCgctaaataataatgtcTACAGATATGGCTACATGATGCCAGTTCATAACGCCATTGATATTTACAgagttattttctttgacgTGTCAAGGCGCAAGATGGGTAGAAACTATGGTATTTTAACCGCACTTATTGCGTTAAATACGGTATTGTTGCCATTTGTTAGTAAATATGCGggtaaaaaattaaaacaAAAGGCTTTAGCTGCAGCGAAACAAGGTTGA
- the ESS1 gene encoding peptidylprolyl isomerase ESS1 (similar to Saccharomyces cerevisiae ESS1 (YJR017C); ancestral locus Anc_5.135) yields MPSDVASSTGLPTPWTVRYSKSKKREYFFNPETKHSQWEEPEGTDKDQLHEHLKDHPVRVRCLHILIKHKDSRRPASHRSENITISKQEATDELKTLVTRLDDDSKTNSFEALAKERSDCSSYKRGGDLGWFGRGEMQPSFEDAAFDLKVGDVSDIVESGSGVHVIKRVG; encoded by the coding sequence ATGCCATCAGACGTAGCATCAAGCACCGGGCTTCCCACTCCGTGGACCGTCAGATACAGCAAGTCCAAGAAGAGAGAGTATTTCTTCAACCCGGAGACAAAGCACTCACAATGGGAGGAGCCTGAAGGTACCGACAAGGATCAACTGCACGAACACTTAAAAGACCACCCAGTACGCGTTAGATGTCTGCATATCCTCATCAAGCACAAGGATTCAAGAAGGCCCGCATCGCATAGATCGGAGAACATTACAATATCCAAGCAAGAGGCCACGGACGAGTTGAAGACCTTGGTCACGAGGCTGGATGACGATTCCAAGACAAACTCCTTTGAGGCCTTAGCCAAGGAGAGATCCGACTGCTCTTCGTATAAGAGAGGCGGTGATCTAGGCTGGTTTGGCAGAGGTGAGATGCAGCCCAGCTTCGAAGATGCCGCCTTCGACCTCAAGGTTGGAGACGTGAGTGATATCGTCGAATCTGGCAGCGGAGTCCATGTGATCAAGCGTGTAGGTTAG
- the LSM8 gene encoding U4/U6-U5 snRNP complex subunit LSM8 (similar to Saccharomyces cerevisiae LSM8 (YJR022W); ancestral locus Anc_5.130): MSPILKEYLNKRIVIIKIDGECLIASLNGFDKNTNLFISDVFNRIGKEFICKAQLLRGSEIALVGLIDAENDDNLAPIDKENVPMLKDTKNRVENEHVIWEKVYESKAKK; encoded by the coding sequence ATGTCGCCAATACTGAAAGAATACTTGAATAAAAGGATAGTTATAATTAAAATTGACGGTGAATGCCTGATAGCTAGTTTAAACGGCTTTGACAAGAATACTAACTTATTCATATCTGACGTTTTCAACCGTATAGGTAAGGAGTTCATCTGTAAAGCACAGTTACTTCGAGGCAGCGAGATTGCACTAGTCGGTCTCATAGATGCCGAAAACGACGACAACCTTGCTCCTATCGACAAGGAGAACGTACCGATGCTAAAGGACACCAAGAATAGAGTTGAGAATGAGCATGTAATATGGGAGAAAGTCTACGAATCGaaggcaaaaaaataa
- the MDE1 gene encoding methylthioribulose 1-phosphate dehydratase MDE1 (similar to Saccharomyces cerevisiae MDE1 (YJR024C); ancestral locus Anc_5.129): MSSSDVLIHSDDPRHPANLICTLCKQFFYNDWCTGTGGGISMRDPKTNYYYLAPSGVQKEQMTPEDLFVMDSQTLEYLRSPKLYKPSACTPLFLACYQKKNAGAIIHTHSQNAVMCSLIFDDEFRIANIEQIKAIPSGKFDPVTKKSIALSFFDTLKIPIIENMAHEDELIDDLHKTFTNYPDTCAVIVRRHGIFVWGPTIDKAKIFNEAIDYLMELALKMYKLGIPPDCGIGEEKEHLKLYRK; this comes from the coding sequence ATGTCTTCAAGCGATGTTTTGATTCATTCTGATGACCCACGCCATCCAGCAAACCTTATTTGCACCCTTTGCaagcaatttttttacaatGATTGGTGTACTGGAACCGGTGGTGGCATCTCAATGAGAGACCCGAAGACAAACTATTATTATCTCGCACCATCAGGGGTACAAAAGGAGCAAATGACTCCCGAGGACTTGTTTGTTATGGATTCTCAAACGTTAGAGTACTTGCGTTCTCCGAAACTTTATAAGCCAAGCGCATGTACTCCATTGTTTTTAGCGTgctatcaaaagaaaaatgcagGTGCTATAATACATACACATTCCCAGAATGCCGTAATGTGCTCCTTGAtctttgatgatgaattcaGGATTGCTAACATCGAACAAATTAAAGCGATTCCAAGTGGAAAATTCGACCCTGTGACTAAGAAATCGATAGCgttatcattttttgatacGTTAAAAATTCCCATAATTGAGAACATGGCGCATGAGGACGAATTGATCGATGACTTGCATAAAACGTTTACAAATTATCCGGATACATGCGCTGTTATAGTAAGGAGGCATGGTATCTTTGTCTGGGGACCCACCATTGATAAGGCCAAGATTTTCAACGAAGCCATCGATTATCTGATGGAACTGGCCTTGAAGATGTACAAACTCGGGATTCCTCCCGACTGTGGCATTGGAGAAGAGAAGGAGCATTTGAAATTGTACCGGAAGTGA
- the TES1 gene encoding palmitoyl-CoA hydrolase (similar to Saccharomyces cerevisiae TES1 (YJR019C); ancestral locus Anc_5.133), with protein sequence MSASKMAMSNLERILELVPLSPTSFVTRYLPAAPVGSKGTFGGTLVSQSLLASLHTVPLNFFPTSLHSYFIKGGDPRAKITYHVQNLRNGRNFIHKQVTAYQHDKLIFTSMILFAVQRSKEHDSLQHWETIPGLEDEQPDPHRYEEATSLFQKEVLNPQKLSRYASLSDRFQDAASMSKYVDAFQYGVMEYQFPKDMFYSAKHTDELDYFVKVRPPITTVEHTVDESSLHKHHPYRISKSITPENDARYNYVAFAYLSDSYLLLTIPYFHNLPLYCHSFSVSLDHTIYFHQLPHVNNWIHLKILNPRSHWDKHLVQGKYFDTQSGHIMASVSQEGYVVYGSERDIRAKF encoded by the coding sequence ATGAGTGCTTCCAAGATGGCCATGTCCAATCTAGAGAGAATATTAGAACTGGTTCCTCTTTCGCCCACCAGTTTTGTTACGCGATACCTGCCTGCTGCACCCGTAGGGTCCAAGGGCACGTTTGGTGGGACGCTAGTATCACAATCGCTGCTGGCATCGCTGCATACCGTGCCATTGAACTTCTTTCCCACGTCACTGCATTCGTACTTCATCAAGGGCGGTGACCCGCGAGCCAAGATCACGTACCATGTGCAGAATCTGCGAAACGGCAGAAATTTCATCCATAAGCAGGTTACTGCCTACCAGCACGACAAACTCATCTTCACCTCGATGATCTTGTTTGCCGTGCAACGGTCTAAGGAGCATGATTCCTTGCAGCATTGGGAGACTATCCCGGGCCTGGAGGACGAGCAACCGGACCCTCATCGGTACGAAGAAGCCACTtcacttttccaaaaagaaGTCTTGAACCCACAGAAACTGAGCCGGTATGCCTCTTTATCTGACAGGTTCCAAGACGCAGCGTCCATGAGCAAGTACGTGGACGCGTTTCAGTACGGTGTCATGGAGTACCAATTCCCCAAGGACATGTTCTATTCCGCAAAACACACCGATGAGTTGGATTACTTCGTCAAAGTGAGACCCCCCATTACTACCGTGGAGCACACAGTCGACGAGTCCTCTTTGCACAAGCACCATCCGTACAGAATCTCGAAGAGTATTACTCCCGAGAACGATGCCCGCTACAACTACGTGGCCTTTGCGTACCTTTCGGATTCGTACCTCCTGCTCACGATCCCGTACTTCCACAACCTGCCTTTGTACTGCCACAGTTTCAGCGTTTCGCTTGACCACACCATCTACTTTCACCAGTTGCCCCATGTGAACAATTGGATCCACctgaagattttgaatcCCAGGTCTCATTGGGACAAGCACCTCGTGCAAGGCAAGTACTTCGACACGCAGTCCGGCCACATCATGGCAAGTGTCTCCCAAGAGGGATACGTTGTCTACGGGTCCGAACGAGACATCCGGGCCAAGTTCTGA
- the BNA1 gene encoding 3-hydroxyanthranilate 3,4-dioxygenase (similar to Saccharomyces cerevisiae BNA1 (YJR025C); ancestral locus Anc_5.128) gives MFNTTPINIDKWLKENEDLLKPPVNNYCLHRGGFTVMIVGGPNERTDYHINPTPEWFYQKKGSMLLKVVDETDAEPKFIDITINEGDSYLLPGNVPHSPVRFANTVGIVVEQDRPGGENDKIRWYCSHCRQVVHESELQMLDLGTQVKEAILDFENDVEKRTCFHCKTLNYARPQSH, from the coding sequence ATGTTCAACACTACACCGATTAATATTGACAAATGGTTgaaggaaaatgaagatcTTTTGAAACCGCCAGTGAATAATTACTGCCTACATAGAGGGGGGTTCACTGTGATGATTGTCGGCGGGCCCAATGAAAGAACTGACTATCACATTAATCCAACCCCTGAATGGttctatcaaaaaaaaggttctATGCTTTTGAAGGTTGTGGATGAGACTGACGCCGAACCAAAGTTCATTGATATTACCATCAATGAGGGAGATTCGTATCTATTGCCAGGAAATGTCCCTCATAGTCCAGTTCGGTTTGCTAATACTGTTGGGATTGTTGTGGAGCAGGATAGACCTGGTGGAGAAAATGATAAGATAAGATGGTATTGTTCACACTGTCGTCAAGTGGTTCATGAAAGCGAACTTCAAATGTTAGATTTAGGTACCCAGGTGAAAGAAGCCATTTTAGATTTCGAAAATGACGTTGAGAAAAGAACGTGTTTTCATTGCAAGACATTGAACTACGCACGCCCCCAGTCTCATTAA
- the RBH2 gene encoding Rbh2p (similar to Saccharomyces cerevisiae YJL181W and YJR030C; ancestral locus Anc_1.157), translating into MDLFNKEEASFQGVLKRLLDVCKYHSRYRGSNLDPMVKVGTEMSKISSYLKCILLKHSAAHDSVSLTQSNENPYKSLFKDVQLLDLYHHLLFGCVRLLFDEDMPYFRMNSQKLFPMLLFKVYYKLRDVSYATNEMRLGSLISAFVYYFKSRYDFISCNSLKYESVRDIMSREFCLINPPLIDLEQVVKRAYYRLDIEKFTINNKLVEIFELESGHIAIFEVLSGEMPYTLQTIDNLFQSLASGNHDLMNVGRSLLFRTFRSEDLDVVKIDDNGVKLKTAMGNGIVLRLTCKDPIQWQAHWKHSIKKNFDPTAKRKNKESENKNIQHSDVRHNMTNHFSSQKNIDVPIGPIEPSNTIHNGRTLHRSTLLPGNLSSLIEASQKFPKEESISVMDEEVAIDNTSDLDTSLKDIESLSCEKLIELDRSMHVPLSPKYMDTPTLQNVRTASQVFSLESVSPELIENVASEIDDTESIISEEEKGKGGKDLFDPDVDYYKPTLYRRKSSSLLSIFTKNKKNLTIDIPKNPSGSLFSLPGDQQSLTPVSANSCDDHIDETYVSFPLTVEASTSAVLFENDSVKASLWNGKSWAPLSKGKMCLSLISSRDNGTLLIIYKDFEREKCKLVARLEPNWKCNRSTAQDVQLRMSSSDLRASVFERIDDITLSIRCIQAARLMSVLQHQVQNSQTSSLSPSATARTLSTIASSSCFSRNVTRSSTEKSELANMKDASESINSSLLLSSVKVRQHVKTKSNIWKPSRVGFTDIFSQEYKGVVIAIKFVICSDAEGTLYPREYNSRLHDIKRIGRTGLSFADQEEAYLLEFKEQNVVDHVYKLFMPFNTS; encoded by the coding sequence ATGGATTTATTTAACAAGGAGGAAGCGAGCTTCCAGGGTGTGCTGAAAAGGTTGCTCGACGTTTGCAAGTATCATAGCAGGTATCGTGGTTCGAATTTAGACCCAATGGTTAAAGTTGGTACTGAAATGAGTAAAATTAGCAGCTACTTGAAATGCATTTTACTGAAGCATTCTGCTGCTCATGATAGTGTATCTCTAACTCAATCCAATGAGAATCCATACAAGAGTCTGTTCAAAGACGTACAACTACTTGATTTGTATCACCATCTTTTGTTTGGTTGTGTACGTTTGCTTTTCGATGAAGATATGCCATATTTTAGGATGAATTCACAGAAACTCTTTCCCATGTTATTATTCAAGGTCTACTATAAATTAAGGGATGTTTCCTATGCTACAAATGAAATGCGCCTCGGTTCCTTAATAAGTGCATTTGTATACTACTTTAAGAGTAGGTATGACTTTATTAGCTGTAATTCGTTGAAATATGAAAGCGTTCGAGATATTATGTCACGTGAGTTTTGCCTGATAAATCCTCCGTTAATTGATTTGGAACAAGTTGTAAAAAGAGCCTATTATAGATTAGATATAGAAAAGTTCACGATCAATAATAAGTTAGTTGAGATTTTTGAATTGGAGAGTGGGCACATCGCGATTTTTGAGGTTCTTTCTGGCGAAATGCCTTATACTTTACAAACCATAGATAACCTGTTTCAATCCCTTGCGTCCGGAAACCATGATTTAATGAATGTTGGGCGGTCGTTGCTATTTCGAACATTTAGGTCCGAAGATCTTGATGTCGtcaaaattgatgataatgggGTCAAACTAAAGACGGCGATGGGCAACGGTATCGTGTTAAGGTTAACTTGCAAAGATCCCATCCAATGGCAAGCACATTGGAAGCAttctatcaaaaaaaattttgatccAACTGCTAAGCGTAAAAATAAGGAATCtgagaataaaaatattcaacatTCCGATGTAAGACATAACATGACCAACCATTTTAGCtcacaaaaaaatattgatgtGCCTATTGGCCCTATTGAACCATCAAATACAATACATAATGGCCGCACGCTGCATAGATCAACTCTTCTACCTGGAAATCTGTCCTCCCTAATAGAAGCGTCTCAGAAATTTCCCAAGGAAGAGTCGATATCAGTCATGGATGAAGAGGTAGCTATTGACAACACTTCAGATCTTGACACCTCCTTGAAAGATATTGAGTCCCTAAGTTGTGAAAAGCTGATTGAATTGGATAGAAGTATGCATGTGCCCCTTTCGCCAAAATATATGGATACACCCACTTTACAAAACGTTAGAACGGCCTCTCAAGTATTTAGCCTAGAGAGCGTCTCGCCTGAACTGATAGAGAATGTTGCATCTGAAATTGATGACACTGAGAGCATAATTtctgaagaggaaaaaggaaaaggcGGCAAAGACCTTTTCGATCCAGATGTCGATTACTACAAACCAACGCTATATCGGCGCAAATCTTCATCTCTACTAAGTATCTTTacgaaaaataaaaaaaatctaactATTGATATACCCAAAAATCCTTCAGGATCATTGTTTAGTTTGCCAGGCGATCAACAATCGCTTACTCCTGTATCAGCAAATTCCTGCGATGATCACATTGATGAAACATATGTATCATTTCCATTGACCGTAGAGGCATCCACCAGTGCAGTACTTTTCGAAAACGATTCAGTTAAAGCTTCTCTCTGGAATGGCAAATCATGGGCGCCGTTAAGCAAAGGGAAAATGTGCCTATCTTTAATCTCATCCAGAGACAACGGGACTTTACTGATTATATATAAGGACTTCGAAAGAGAGAAGTGTAAATTAGTAGCGAGATTAGAACCTAACTGGAAATGCAACAGGTCAACGGCGCAAGACGTACAACTCCGAATGTCCTCTTCGGATCTCAGAGCTAGTGTATTTGAAAGGATTGATGATATCACGCTGTCCATACGCTGCATACAAGCTGCTAGGTTGATGAGTGTGTTACAACATCAGGTGCAGAATAGCCAAACATCATCTCTTTCTCCCTCCGCTACTGCAAGAACTTTGTCTACCATAGCTTCATCTTCATGCTTCAGTCGTAATGTAACGAGATCATCCACAGAAAAATCAGAATTGGCTAATATGAAAGACGCATCGGAGAGTATAAACTCTTCGCTTCTGTTATCTTCAGTTAAAGTAAGGCAACACGTTAAAACCAAGTCAAACATCTGGAAACCATCTCGGGTAGGCTTTACTGACATCTTTTCCCAGGAATATAAAGGCGTTGTGATTGCAATAAAATTTGTGATTTGTTCTGACGCGGAAGGAACATTGTATCCCAGAGAGTATAATTCCCGGCTCCATGATATAAAAAGGATTGGGAGGACAGGACTGTCGTTCGCGGATCAGGAAGAGGCGTATTTACTGGAATTTAAAGAACAGAACGTTGTAGACCACGTTTATAAACTATTTATGCCCTTCAACACATCTTAG
- the ILV3 gene encoding dihydroxy-acid dehydratase ILV3 (similar to Saccharomyces cerevisiae ILV3 (YJR016C); ancestral locus Anc_5.138) encodes MGLLTKVATSRQFSTTRCVAKKLNKYSYIITEPKGQGASQAMLYATGFKKDDFKKPQVGVGSCWWSGNPCNMHLLDLNNRCSQSIEKAGLKAMQFNTIGVSDGISMGTKGMRYSLQSREIIADSFETIMMAQHYDANIAIPSCDKNMPGVMMAMGRHNRPSIMVYGGTILPGHPTCGSSKISKNIDIVSAFQSYGEYISKQFTEEEREDVVEHACPGPGSCGGMYTANTMASAAEVLGLTIPNSSSFPAVSKEKLAECDSIGEYIKKTMELGILPRDVLTKEAFENAITYVVATGGSTNAVLHLVAVAHSAGVKLSPDDFQRISNTTPLIGDFKPSGKYVMADLINVGGTQSVIKYLYENNMLHGNTMTVTGDTLAERAKKAPSLPDGQEIIKPLSHPIKANGHLQILYGSLAPGGAVGKITGKEGTYFKGKARVFEEEGAFIEALERGEIKKGEKTVVVIRYEGPRGAPGMPEMLKPSSALMGYGLGKDVALLTDGRFSGGSHGFLIGHIVPEAAEGGPIGLVKDGDEIIIDADNNKIDLLVPEKEIAQRKQSWVAPPPRYTRGTLSKYAKLVSNASNGCVLDA; translated from the coding sequence ATGGGCTTATTAACGAAGGTCGCTACATCTAGACAATTCTCTACCACGAGATGCGTTGCAAAGAAGCTGAACAAGTATTCTTATATCATCACTGAGCCAAAGGGCCAGGGGGCCTCTCAGGCCATGCTTTATGCCACCGgcttcaaaaaagatgattttAAAAAGCCTCAGGTGGGTGTTGGTTCCTGTTGGTGGTCTGGTAACCCATGTAACATGCATCTTTTAGACTTGAATAACAGATGTTCTCAATCCATCGAAAAGGCCGGCTTAAAGGCTATGCAATTCAACACCATCGGTGTTTCAGACGGTATCTCTATGGGTACCAAAGGTATGAGATATTCATTGCAAAGTAGAGAAATTATTGCAGACTCCTTTGAAACTATCATGATGGCGCAACACTACGATGCTAACATCGCCATCCCATCATGTGACAAAAACATGCCAGGTGTGATGATGGCCATGGGTAGACACAACAGACCTTCCATCATGGTTTACGGTGGTACTATCTTGCCCGGTCATCCAACGTGTGGGTCTTCCAAGATCTCCAAAAACATTGATATCGTCTCTGCTTTCCAATCCTACGGTGAATACATCTCCAAACAGTTcactgaagaagaaagagaagatgTCGTAGAACATGCATGCCCAGGTCCTGGTTCTTGTGGTGGTATGTACACTGCCAACACAATGGCTTCTGCTGCTGAAGTGCTAGGTTTGACTATTCCAAACTCTTCTTCCTTCCCAGCCGTTTCTAAAGAGAAGTTAGCCGAGTGTGACAGTATCGGTGAGTACATCAAAAAGACAATGGAACTGGGAATCTTGCCTCGTGACGTCCTCACCAAGGAGGCTTTTGAAAACGCCATTACTTATGTCGTTGCAACCGGTGGTTCCACTAATGCTGTTTTGCATTTGGTGGCTGTCGCTCATTCTGCAGGTGTCAAGTTGTCTCCAGATGATTTCCAAAGAATCAGTAATACCACACCATTAATCGGTGACTTCAAACCTTCTGGTAAGTATGTTATGGCTGATTTAATCAATGTTGGTGGTACCCAATCTGTGATCAAATACCTATATGAAAACAATATGTTGCATGGTAACACCATGACTGTTACAGGTGACACTTTGGCAGAACGTGCTAAGAAGGCACCAAGCTTACCTGATGGTCAAGAGATTATTAAGCCGCTTTCTCATCCAATCAAGGCCAACGGTCATTTGCAAATTCTATATGGTTCCTTGGCCCCAGGAGGTGCTGTCGGTAAGATCACCGGTAAGGAGGGTACTTACTTCAAAGGTAAGGCCCGTGTAttcgaagaagaaggtgcCTTCATTGAAGCCTTGGAAAGAGGTGAAATCAAGAAGGGTGAAAAAACCGTCGTTGTTATCAGATATGAAGGACCAAGAGGTGCTCCAGGTATGCCTGAAATGCTAAAGCCTTCCTCTGCTCTGATGGGCTACGGTTTGGGTAAAGATGTTGCATTGTTGACTGATGGTAGATTTTCCGGTGGTTCTCATGGGTTCTTGATCGGTCATATTGTTCCAGAAGCCGCTGAAGGTGGTCCTATTGGGTTGGTCAAAGACGGTGATGAAATCATTATCGATGCTGACAACAACAAGATTGACCTACTGGTCCCCGAAAAGGAAATAGCTCAACGTAAACAAAGCTGGGTTGCACCTCCACCTCGTTACACAAGAGGTACTCTATCCAAGTATGCTAAGTTGGTTTCCAACGCTTCCAACGGTTGTGTTTTAGATGCTTGA